A single region of the Malaclemys terrapin pileata isolate rMalTer1 chromosome 20 unlocalized genomic scaffold, rMalTer1.hap1 SUPER_20_unloc_1, whole genome shotgun sequence genome encodes:
- the FAM3A gene encoding protein FAM3A isoform X2 codes for MRLAGPLRVVVIILTAGLTWILVSLLLGTQSGFSRLQQLLSSPENPPTAEPRPRRYKCGLPQPCPEQHLAFRLVSGAANVIGPKICLEDKMLMSSVKNNVGRGLNIALVNGVNGELIDARFFDMWAGDVNELLKFIRTLHEGTLVFVASYDDPATKMNEETRRIFSELGSSVAKELGFRDSWVFVGAKGVQDKSPFEQHTKNSKSTNKYEGWPEALEMEGCIPQRKADGQ; via the exons ATGAGACTGGCAG gtccCCTGCGCGTGGTCGTGATCATCCTCACCGCCGGGCTGACCTGGATCCTCgtcagcctcctgctgggcacccaGAGCGGCTTCTCtcgcctccagcagctcctcagcA GCCCTGAGAACCCCCCCACGGCAG agccgcGGCCCAGGAGGTATAAGTGTGGCCTCCCGcagccctgccctgagcagcatctCGCCTTCCGCCTGGTCAGTGGTGCCGCCAACGTCATCGGGCCCAAGATCTGCCTGGAGGATAAAAT GCTAATGAGCAGCGTGAAGAACAATGTGGGGCGGGGCCTGAACATCGCCCTGGTGAatg GGGTCAATGGGGAGCTCATTGACGCCAGGTTCTTCGACATGTGGGCTGGAG ATGTCAACGAGCTGCTGAAGTTCATTCGGACGCTGCACGAGGGAACCCTGGTGTTCGTGGCCTCCTACGACGACCCGGCCACCAA gaTGAACGAAGAGACGCGGAGGATTTTCAGCGAGCTCGGCAGCAGTGTGGCCAAGGAGCTTGGCTTCCGTGACAGCTGGGTCTTCGTGGGGGCCAAGGGGGTGCAGGACAAAAGCCCCTTTGAGCAG cacaccaAGAACAGCAAGAGCACCAACAAGTATGAAGGCTGGCCGGAGGCGCTGGAGATGGAGGGCTGCATCCCGCAAAGAAAGGCTGATGGCCAGTGA
- the FAM3A gene encoding protein FAM3A isoform X1, with amino-acid sequence MRLAGPLRVVVIILTAGLTWILVSLLLGTQSGFSRLQQLLSSPENPPTAVSGWGSSAVPLQASAAPSGRAGARSRHNKPRPRRYKCGLPQPCPEQHLAFRLVSGAANVIGPKICLEDKMLMSSVKNNVGRGLNIALVNGVNGELIDARFFDMWAGDVNELLKFIRTLHEGTLVFVASYDDPATKMNEETRRIFSELGSSVAKELGFRDSWVFVGAKGVQDKSPFEQHTKNSKSTNKYEGWPEALEMEGCIPQRKADGQ; translated from the exons ATGAGACTGGCAG gtccCCTGCGCGTGGTCGTGATCATCCTCACCGCCGGGCTGACCTGGATCCTCgtcagcctcctgctgggcacccaGAGCGGCTTCTCtcgcctccagcagctcctcagcA GCCCTGAGAACCCCCCCACGGCAG TGTCAGGCTGGGGAAGCTCGGCTGTGCCCCTTCAGGCCAGCGCTGCCCCCTCAGGCAGGGCGGGAGCCAGAAGCAGACACAACA agccgcGGCCCAGGAGGTATAAGTGTGGCCTCCCGcagccctgccctgagcagcatctCGCCTTCCGCCTGGTCAGTGGTGCCGCCAACGTCATCGGGCCCAAGATCTGCCTGGAGGATAAAAT GCTAATGAGCAGCGTGAAGAACAATGTGGGGCGGGGCCTGAACATCGCCCTGGTGAatg GGGTCAATGGGGAGCTCATTGACGCCAGGTTCTTCGACATGTGGGCTGGAG ATGTCAACGAGCTGCTGAAGTTCATTCGGACGCTGCACGAGGGAACCCTGGTGTTCGTGGCCTCCTACGACGACCCGGCCACCAA gaTGAACGAAGAGACGCGGAGGATTTTCAGCGAGCTCGGCAGCAGTGTGGCCAAGGAGCTTGGCTTCCGTGACAGCTGGGTCTTCGTGGGGGCCAAGGGGGTGCAGGACAAAAGCCCCTTTGAGCAG cacaccaAGAACAGCAAGAGCACCAACAAGTATGAAGGCTGGCCGGAGGCGCTGGAGATGGAGGGCTGCATCCCGCAAAGAAAGGCTGATGGCCAGTGA